In one Niallia taxi genomic region, the following are encoded:
- a CDS encoding PDZ domain-containing protein has product MWQDWLFEFLKGFGKLFLHPLFYVSFLLAAYLGVSRVKMERKEFTIRAKNAFYELRQLLPMGIIIGLCMSILSIGLVLVVPMELIIYTGVFTILLGLLGKTRLLSPAYTLGLGLLATMASLYMGWDFFLFSKGAIGEGTYIFPTAVAVLGLLLAAEGLLMEKNGSKGTSPRLKKSSRGQSIGIHLSERVWLVPMFLFLPNGILSIPIEGWPAFTVGNETYSFIFVPFLLGFRQAVQGMHPTPAIKAVGRKVFLLGIFIALSAAAAYFIPLAAIGSILVAIICREWITASQKAKEKNKAFYFTKKNNGIMILGVVPESPADKMDLKVGEVITKVNSISVHDEIQLYRALQKNSAHCKIEVLDINGEVRFAQRALYEGDYHKLGILMIQDDKARDDEAV; this is encoded by the coding sequence ATGTGGCAAGATTGGCTGTTTGAATTTTTAAAAGGATTTGGAAAGCTTTTTCTTCATCCTTTGTTTTATGTATCCTTTCTTCTAGCTGCCTACTTAGGTGTCTCGAGGGTAAAGATGGAAAGAAAGGAATTTACCATCAGGGCAAAAAATGCCTTTTATGAGCTGCGACAGCTCCTGCCAATGGGAATTATTATAGGGCTGTGCATGTCCATCCTTTCAATTGGACTCGTTCTTGTTGTACCGATGGAATTGATTATTTATACAGGAGTTTTTACAATCCTGCTTGGGTTACTTGGAAAAACACGCTTGCTTTCCCCTGCTTATACACTTGGTTTAGGGTTATTGGCAACAATGGCTTCCCTTTATATGGGCTGGGATTTTTTCCTGTTTTCCAAGGGGGCTATAGGTGAAGGTACATACATTTTCCCGACAGCTGTTGCAGTATTAGGCTTACTGCTTGCAGCAGAAGGCTTGCTGATGGAGAAGAATGGCAGTAAAGGAACATCTCCTCGTTTGAAAAAAAGCAGCAGGGGCCAATCAATCGGCATACATTTGTCAGAAAGAGTATGGCTTGTGCCAATGTTTCTGTTCCTGCCAAACGGTATTCTTTCAATTCCAATCGAAGGCTGGCCTGCATTTACTGTCGGTAATGAAACATATTCCTTTATCTTTGTGCCATTTTTGCTTGGATTTAGACAAGCCGTACAAGGAATGCACCCAACCCCTGCAATAAAAGCAGTTGGCAGAAAGGTCTTTTTGCTTGGGATTTTTATTGCATTGAGTGCAGCTGCAGCGTATTTTATCCCGCTCGCAGCAATTGGAAGCATTCTTGTTGCGATCATTTGCCGCGAATGGATTACAGCTAGCCAAAAAGCAAAGGAAAAAAATAAAGCCTTTTATTTCACGAAGAAAAATAACGGTATTATGATTTTAGGTGTCGTACCTGAATCCCCAGCAGATAAGATGGACCTTAAGGTAGGGGAAGTCATCACAAAAGTAAACAGTATTTCTGTGCATGATGAAATTCAGTTGTACAGAGCACTGCAAAAAAACTCTGCACATTGCAAGATAGAAGTTCTCGATATAAATGGAGAGGTCCGATTTGCACAACGTGCTCTGTACGAAGGCGACTATCATAAGCTTGGTATTCTGATGATTCAGGATGATAAGGCTAGGGATGATGAGGCAGTATAA
- a CDS encoding phage holin translates to MDKGTLIRTLVLAIALVNQVLVSVGLYEIPGTSEDWTNIITNAFTAISAAVAWFKNNYVTAKGKMQKEVLKANNLTKAK, encoded by the coding sequence ATGGATAAAGGCACACTTATCCGTACATTAGTGTTGGCAATTGCATTGGTTAACCAAGTTTTAGTATCTGTTGGCCTATATGAAATCCCAGGTACGAGCGAGGATTGGACAAACATTATAACAAATGCATTTACGGCAATATCTGCTGCGGTTGCATGGTTTAAGAATAACTATGTGACAGCTAAAGGGAAAATGCAGAAGGAAGTTTTGAAGGCAAATAATCTTACAAAAGCGAAATAA
- a CDS encoding DsbA family oxidoreductase yields the protein MKIEVWSDFVCPFCYIGKRRLEEAIAQFPGKDQVEVEFKSFELDPNAKTYSGTGINEALAKKYGMSIEEAKRANEGIGSQAAEVGLTFNFDEMKPTNTFDAHRLAKFAATVGKEKEMTEKLLASYFTESKLISDHDVLVEIAQTAGIEKEETLAVLNDSTKYANDVRIDEALAQQMGVTGVPFFVINQKYSISGAQPTETFRRALQQVWEEEGNAPKLQDLSGGNTAAACTDDNCEIPGK from the coding sequence ATGAAAATAGAAGTATGGTCAGATTTTGTATGCCCATTTTGTTATATAGGAAAACGCCGCTTAGAGGAGGCAATTGCTCAATTCCCTGGTAAAGATCAGGTTGAGGTGGAGTTCAAAAGCTTTGAGCTGGACCCAAATGCAAAAACATATTCTGGCACAGGAATAAATGAAGCTTTGGCTAAAAAATATGGCATGAGCATTGAGGAAGCGAAGAGAGCAAATGAAGGTATTGGCAGCCAAGCAGCCGAGGTTGGCTTAACATTTAACTTTGATGAAATGAAACCAACAAATACGTTTGATGCACATCGTCTAGCGAAGTTTGCTGCTACTGTTGGTAAAGAAAAGGAAATGACGGAAAAGCTATTAGCTTCTTACTTTACAGAATCGAAGCTGATAAGTGATCATGATGTATTAGTAGAAATCGCTCAAACTGCTGGAATTGAAAAGGAAGAAACTTTAGCTGTTTTGAATGACTCAACAAAATATGCAAATGATGTCAGAATTGATGAAGCGCTAGCTCAGCAAATGGGAGTTACTGGAGTACCATTTTTTGTTATTAATCAGAAATATTCTATCTCAGGAGCACAGCCGACAGAAACCTTCAGACGTGCACTTCAGCAAGTATGGGAAGAGGAAGGAAATGCCCCTAAGCTGCAAGACCTTTCAGGAGGAAACACAGCCGCTGCTTGCACAGACGATAACTGCGAAATCCCTGGAAAATAA
- a CDS encoding MarR family winged helix-turn-helix transcriptional regulator, giving the protein MSDKYMNNKELGLILSRTYLAFKRAATRQMSSFGLTPEQFSVLSELSKTNGVSQKRLAELTERDQTTVGKILDKLIKKELVSRSVDPSDRRAVQLNITSKGLDLHTQIWPELEMLEKRVYEGLEDSEIESFISTLNKMYDNLS; this is encoded by the coding sequence ATGTCAGATAAGTATATGAATAATAAAGAATTAGGCTTGATACTTTCAAGGACTTACTTAGCCTTTAAAAGGGCGGCTACACGCCAGATGAGCAGCTTCGGGCTGACACCAGAACAGTTTTCCGTACTGAGTGAATTGAGTAAGACAAATGGCGTTTCTCAAAAAAGGCTTGCAGAATTGACGGAAAGAGATCAGACAACAGTCGGAAAGATTCTCGATAAGCTTATAAAAAAGGAACTTGTTAGCCGGTCAGTAGATCCATCTGACAGAAGAGCAGTCCAACTGAATATCACTAGTAAAGGACTTGATTTGCATACACAAATTTGGCCAGAGCTTGAAATGCTTGAAAAACGAGTGTATGAAGGCTTGGAGGACTCTGAAATAGAGAGCTTTATATCCACATTAAATAAAATGTATGACAATCTTTCCTAA
- a CDS encoding YhgE/Pip domain-containing protein, translating into MKILQGFKNMMKIPQTKIGLVFAIFVPVFFMIVWMTGYNNATERLDQLNVGIVNEDGASSKVIAEQIAKNSPFHVVAASEYDKAKEQLDKGKYAMLIVIPEKFAETMTDGSGELTFYVNEANSQVAVSMMEKAAAEISANLGAHSGVTADIVKTNELHNFAASMLPMILGFITYIAVMTMNIQFNLVGQIMKKGHSKWQIFWSRQMLLLIVALVVPTIIISLTVAFQDVAASFWKLWLFHVLVTATCISFTQMSFSLFGNAGPLFNVAMVPLQLMTAGNIIPANMLAPFYQHFGAFLPASNGVQGFTKLIYTGESVSAFAVHLVLLLLVTFAITIIRLAAQKEKAVNPALSAKQLAH; encoded by the coding sequence ATGAAGATTTTACAAGGCTTTAAAAATATGATGAAAATTCCACAGACAAAGATTGGATTAGTATTTGCGATTTTTGTACCTGTGTTTTTTATGATTGTGTGGATGACAGGCTATAATAATGCGACAGAAAGACTTGATCAGCTGAATGTCGGTATTGTCAACGAAGATGGAGCATCTAGCAAGGTAATTGCAGAGCAAATAGCAAAAAACAGTCCGTTCCATGTAGTCGCTGCTTCTGAATATGATAAAGCGAAAGAGCAGCTAGATAAAGGGAAATATGCAATGCTTATTGTCATTCCTGAAAAATTTGCTGAGACAATGACAGATGGCAGTGGAGAATTGACTTTCTATGTGAACGAGGCAAATTCGCAAGTAGCTGTGTCAATGATGGAAAAAGCCGCAGCAGAAATTAGTGCAAACTTAGGAGCACATAGTGGTGTTACAGCAGATATTGTAAAAACAAATGAGCTTCATAATTTTGCGGCATCTATGCTGCCAATGATTCTAGGCTTCATTACGTATATTGCCGTTATGACAATGAATATTCAATTTAATTTAGTTGGTCAAATAATGAAAAAGGGTCATTCCAAATGGCAGATTTTCTGGAGCAGACAAATGCTTCTGTTAATCGTAGCACTCGTTGTTCCTACTATTATTATCAGTCTAACAGTGGCTTTTCAGGATGTCGCGGCATCCTTCTGGAAGCTATGGCTGTTCCATGTATTAGTTACAGCAACATGCATTAGCTTTACACAAATGAGCTTCAGCTTGTTTGGCAATGCTGGACCGCTGTTTAATGTGGCAATGGTGCCGTTGCAGTTAATGACAGCAGGGAACATTATTCCTGCTAATATGCTTGCACCATTTTATCAGCATTTCGGTGCATTCCTTCCAGCCTCTAACGGAGTCCAAGGTTTTACGAAGCTGATTTATACAGGCGAATCAGTGTCAGCATTTGCTGTTCACCTAGTGCTTCTGCTTCTAGTGACATTCGCGATAACTATCATCAGACTGGCAGCTCAAAAAGAAAAGGCAGTCAATCCAGCTTTATCAGCAAAGCAGCTAGCCCATTAA
- a CDS encoding putative bifunctional diguanylate cyclase/phosphodiesterase, translated as MKNTYKIRLGIAFIFIYTLFYYSILLFGQESHISVVSSNFLSVAGALISSTVLFYSYRKSVASDKVIWFWFAVGTFTYFIGDLIWMYQESILHRTIPFPDYSDIFYVLQIFFYLIGLIRYFSRLRNALRSVQLVFEMMIIMIAAFCLSYYFIIEPLLNNNEFTGVFLTIAIGYPLGDLALLTGALLILFSIKELPFRSSLSIIIVGLLVQIVSDTGYMYSLFGTYYNSGSFFDPLFTLSLLIVSLSSMMTKESPIADSPEESKYELFMIYIPYAAFLILIGISIWLNHHHYVLAIGSIISVLLIIARQIIILTRYKRLLKTAAADKQKFMSLFKYHPDAAMTLDLDGTIIEINDAFVRIAYEPVQSFLGASFFHIFPEKRKVVERSFLAALQGQHQSFEVDYLDNAGNKYYYSVTFIPIYIDKNVAGVFVISKDITNKIASTERIQFLAYHDSLTGLANRAYFEETLKKKLDASNRGDMAVIFIDFDRFKVINDSLGHDAGDELLVSISARLSSVIRRGDILARLGGDEFVILLMDIQTKAEIIEILERMMKVLAPSYFIKNNYVITTPSMGVSLSEEKEKSAVMMMKQADIAMYYSKKNGKNQYNFYQPGMEGVSENHLRMEQDLHHAIVNNEFKLYYQPQVDTLESHMYGVEALIRWQHPKLGMLTPFHFIDIAEETNLIIPIGEWIVREACRQGKEWHDSGLMLQVSINISPKQFQSSQLVDLIADALEESGFDPSCLIIEITEAIAMNQIEKTVDTMYMLKKLGVRISIDDFGTGHSSLSYLTELPIDALKIPREFVQNLGTETNNAIVHTIITLANNLNLKLVAEGVEQPEQLQLLQEMGCSYIQGYLFSKPILKEDVQFFTLDKQPLS; from the coding sequence TTGAAAAATACCTACAAAATCAGACTTGGCATAGCATTTATTTTCATTTATACATTATTCTATTACTCTATTTTACTATTCGGACAAGAAAGTCATATTTCTGTGGTCAGCAGCAATTTTTTATCCGTTGCTGGTGCTTTAATTTCCTCTACTGTCTTATTTTATTCCTATAGAAAAAGTGTCGCTTCTGACAAGGTAATTTGGTTTTGGTTTGCTGTTGGAACGTTTACCTACTTTATTGGAGATCTAATTTGGATGTATCAGGAAAGTATTCTGCACCGCACTATTCCCTTCCCTGATTACAGCGACATTTTTTATGTACTGCAAATTTTCTTTTACTTAATTGGGTTAATTCGTTACTTCAGCAGGCTGAGAAACGCGCTCCGCAGTGTTCAGCTTGTATTTGAAATGATGATTATTATGATCGCTGCATTCTGCTTAAGCTACTATTTTATTATTGAACCTTTATTAAATAATAACGAATTTACAGGTGTATTTTTGACGATAGCAATTGGGTATCCTTTAGGTGACCTTGCTTTATTGACAGGAGCATTACTTATTCTGTTTTCCATTAAGGAATTACCATTTCGTTCAAGCTTGTCGATAATCATAGTCGGCTTACTTGTGCAAATAGTCTCAGATACAGGATATATGTACTCACTTTTTGGAACATATTATAATTCGGGAAGTTTTTTTGACCCTTTATTCACGTTATCCTTGCTGATAGTCTCGTTATCTAGCATGATGACGAAGGAAAGTCCGATTGCAGACAGCCCTGAAGAATCTAAATACGAATTGTTCATGATTTATATTCCTTACGCTGCGTTCTTAATTTTAATAGGTATTTCCATTTGGTTGAATCATCACCATTATGTTTTAGCAATTGGCAGCATAATATCTGTTCTTTTAATTATAGCAAGACAGATTATCATTCTAACAAGATATAAAAGGCTTCTTAAAACGGCCGCTGCTGATAAACAAAAGTTTATGTCCTTGTTTAAGTATCATCCAGATGCTGCAATGACACTTGACTTGGACGGAACGATCATTGAAATTAATGATGCTTTTGTCAGGATTGCTTATGAGCCAGTTCAATCCTTTTTGGGTGCTTCCTTCTTTCATATATTTCCGGAGAAAAGAAAGGTTGTGGAGAGGTCCTTTCTAGCTGCCCTTCAAGGACAGCACCAAAGCTTTGAGGTGGACTATCTTGATAATGCTGGAAATAAGTACTATTATTCAGTTACCTTCATTCCGATTTATATAGATAAGAATGTTGCCGGGGTATTTGTCATATCCAAAGACATTACAAATAAAATAGCAAGCACGGAAAGAATACAGTTTTTGGCTTATCATGATTCATTGACAGGGTTGGCAAACAGAGCATATTTTGAAGAAACACTTAAGAAGAAGCTGGATGCATCAAACCGAGGCGACATGGCTGTCATTTTTATTGATTTTGACAGATTTAAAGTAATCAATGACTCTTTAGGACATGACGCTGGCGATGAACTGCTAGTTTCAATCTCTGCAAGACTTTCCTCTGTAATCCGCCGTGGTGATATTCTTGCCAGATTAGGAGGAGATGAATTTGTCATCCTCTTAATGGACATTCAAACAAAGGCTGAGATTATTGAAATACTTGAGCGGATGATGAAAGTATTGGCACCTTCCTACTTTATAAAAAACAATTATGTTATTACAACACCGAGCATGGGTGTTTCATTATCGGAAGAAAAAGAAAAAAGTGCGGTTATGATGATGAAGCAAGCCGATATTGCCATGTACTACTCAAAGAAAAATGGCAAAAATCAATATAATTTTTATCAGCCCGGAATGGAGGGTGTTTCGGAGAATCACTTAAGAATGGAACAGGACTTGCATCATGCCATTGTAAATAATGAGTTTAAACTGTATTACCAGCCGCAAGTTGATACGTTGGAAAGTCATATGTACGGAGTAGAGGCATTGATAAGATGGCAGCATCCGAAGCTAGGAATGCTGACTCCCTTCCATTTTATTGATATAGCAGAAGAAACAAACTTAATTATTCCTATTGGGGAATGGATTGTAAGGGAAGCCTGCAGACAAGGAAAGGAATGGCACGACAGTGGTTTAATGCTGCAAGTTTCTATTAACATCTCACCTAAACAATTTCAATCAAGCCAGCTAGTCGATCTAATCGCTGATGCACTGGAGGAATCTGGTTTTGACCCGAGCTGTCTAATCATTGAAATTACAGAGGCCATTGCTATGAACCAAATTGAAAAAACGGTAGATACGATGTACATGCTAAAAAAACTAGGTGTTAGAATCTCCATTGACGATTTTGGAACAGGTCATTCCTCCTTATCCTATTTAACAGAGCTACCGATCGACGCATTAAAAATCCCAAGGGAATTTGTGCAAAATCTTGGTACTGAAACGAATAATGCCATCGTTCATACCATTATTACGCTAGCAAACAATCTGAATCTTAAGCTTGTAGCTGAGGGGGTGGAACAGCCAGAACAGCTGCAGCTCCTGCAAGAAATGGGATGCTCTTATATTCAAGGCTACTTGTTCTCAAAACCCATCCTAAAAGAAGATGTGCAATTTTTTACATTAGATAAACAACCTCTCTCATAA
- the zupT gene encoding zinc transporter ZupT codes for MPENLLLAFGLTLLAGLATGIGSILAFFTSTTNTKFLSWMLGFSAGVMIYVSMIEIFVKAKDSLVGYLGVQQGNWVTVAGFFGGILLIALIDKYVPEQGNPHELKKVEDLSTTNKVKDPALLKMGTFTALAIAIHNFPEGIATFTAALQDPALGIAITVAIAIHNIPEGIAVSVPVYFATGDKKKAFKLSFLSGLAEPVGAVVAFLILMPFLNDLLFGLIFAAVAGIMVFISLDELLPAAKKYDEGHLSIYGLITGMAIMAISLLLFI; via the coding sequence ATGCCGGAGAATTTATTGCTAGCATTTGGTTTAACCTTATTAGCGGGCCTTGCAACTGGAATTGGGAGCATACTTGCGTTTTTCACATCCACGACAAATACGAAGTTTTTATCATGGATGCTCGGATTTTCTGCAGGTGTAATGATTTATGTGTCAATGATTGAAATTTTTGTTAAGGCTAAGGATTCGCTTGTGGGGTATTTAGGGGTTCAACAGGGAAATTGGGTAACTGTGGCAGGCTTTTTCGGAGGTATATTGTTGATTGCATTAATTGATAAATATGTTCCTGAACAGGGGAATCCGCATGAATTAAAGAAGGTGGAGGATTTATCTACAACTAACAAGGTTAAAGACCCAGCTCTTCTGAAAATGGGAACATTCACAGCGCTTGCAATCGCTATTCATAACTTTCCAGAGGGGATTGCCACATTTACTGCTGCGTTACAGGATCCTGCACTTGGAATTGCAATCACGGTTGCCATTGCCATTCACAATATTCCAGAAGGAATTGCTGTATCTGTACCAGTTTATTTTGCGACAGGCGATAAAAAGAAAGCATTCAAGCTGTCCTTTTTATCTGGTTTGGCAGAACCGGTGGGTGCTGTAGTTGCTTTCCTTATTTTAATGCCATTTTTAAATGATTTACTGTTTGGATTAATTTTTGCTGCTGTTGCCGGAATTATGGTTTTCATTTCTTTAGATGAACTATTACCTGCAGCAAAAAAATACGATGAAGGTCACTTGTCCATTTACGGGCTTATAACTGGAATGGCTATTATGGCAATAAGCCTGCTGCTATTTATCTAA
- the rpiA gene encoding ribose-5-phosphate isomerase RpiA — MNEKAAVGEKAAVDYVKDGMVVGLGTGSTVYYTILKIGEMIKQGMKVQGVATSVQTEKLAEEQGIPLLTLDEVDSIDVAIDGADEIDHYFYAIKGGGGALLREKIIAKASNKFIVVADSKKVVQKLGSFPLPVEVVPFGVRKTESYIQRFGCQTVLRMKGDTPYVTDNGNYIIDCIFDVIADPTQLEKDLNNITGVVENGLFIDMVKDVITINEDKQAILLDKLE, encoded by the coding sequence ATGAATGAAAAAGCTGCAGTAGGAGAAAAGGCGGCAGTCGATTATGTTAAAGACGGGATGGTTGTTGGGTTAGGAACAGGCTCAACAGTCTACTATACAATATTAAAAATAGGTGAAATGATAAAGCAAGGGATGAAAGTCCAAGGTGTAGCAACGTCTGTTCAAACAGAAAAACTTGCTGAAGAGCAAGGCATCCCACTGTTAACGCTAGATGAGGTCGATTCCATTGATGTAGCGATTGATGGTGCAGATGAGATAGATCATTATTTTTATGCCATTAAAGGCGGGGGCGGAGCACTGTTGAGGGAGAAAATAATTGCAAAGGCTTCCAACAAGTTCATCGTTGTGGCTGATTCTAAGAAGGTCGTTCAAAAGCTTGGCAGCTTCCCATTACCGGTTGAAGTAGTCCCATTTGGAGTAAGGAAAACGGAGAGCTATATTCAACGTTTTGGTTGTCAGACGGTGTTAAGAATGAAAGGTGATACTCCTTATGTAACAGACAATGGTAATTATATTATTGATTGCATATTTGATGTAATAGCAGATCCGACACAACTGGAAAAGGATTTGAACAACATCACTGGTGTTGTCGAAAATGGTTTGTTTATCGATATGGTCAAGGATGTAATTACGATAAACGAGGATAAACAGGCAATCCTCCTTGATAAGCTAGAATAA
- a CDS encoding NAD(P)-dependent malic enzyme produces MSLREDALKMHQEKQGKLEVNAKVEVKNAKDLSLAYSPGVAEPCKVIHEEPETVYDYTMKGNMVGVVTNGTAVLGLGNIGAAASLPVMEGKAILFKSFAGVDAFPIALDTTDPDKVVETVKLLASGFGGINLEDIAAPQCFEIEERLKQQLDIPVFHDDQHGTAIVTVAGLLNALKIVNKEWKDIKVVLNGAGAAGIAITKLLYSYGVTNMIMCDTKGAIYAGRSEGMNKVKESVVAYTNVNKEAGSLADVIKDADVFIGVSVAGALTSEMVATMNKDAIIFAMANPVPEITPDEAKSAGAAVVGTGRSDFPNQVNNVLAFPGIFRGALDVRATDINEEMKQAAVGAIADLIMESELNPDYVIPSPFDPRVAPAVAAAVAKAAMETNVARITVDPQQVQDKTAELTSIGG; encoded by the coding sequence ATGTCATTACGAGAAGATGCTTTAAAAATGCATCAGGAAAAGCAAGGCAAATTAGAAGTAAATGCAAAGGTAGAAGTAAAGAATGCAAAGGATTTAAGCCTTGCTTATTCACCTGGTGTTGCAGAGCCTTGTAAGGTAATTCATGAGGAGCCGGAAACAGTTTATGACTATACAATGAAAGGCAATATGGTTGGTGTTGTAACGAATGGTACTGCTGTTCTTGGTTTAGGTAATATTGGTGCAGCGGCTTCTTTGCCTGTTATGGAAGGGAAAGCAATTCTATTCAAGAGCTTTGCAGGTGTAGATGCATTTCCAATCGCATTGGACACTACAGACCCAGATAAAGTTGTGGAAACAGTGAAATTGTTAGCATCTGGTTTTGGCGGAATCAATCTAGAGGATATAGCGGCACCACAGTGCTTTGAAATTGAAGAGCGTCTTAAGCAGCAATTAGATATTCCAGTATTTCACGATGATCAGCATGGAACAGCAATTGTAACGGTTGCAGGGCTGTTAAATGCTTTGAAAATCGTTAATAAAGAGTGGAAGGATATTAAGGTTGTTTTAAATGGTGCAGGTGCTGCTGGAATTGCTATCACAAAGCTTTTATATTCTTATGGTGTGACAAACATGATTATGTGCGACACAAAGGGAGCCATTTATGCAGGACGTTCTGAGGGCATGAATAAAGTGAAGGAATCTGTGGTCGCATATACAAATGTAAACAAAGAGGCTGGCTCTTTAGCTGATGTCATTAAAGATGCAGATGTGTTTATCGGTGTTTCTGTTGCAGGTGCCCTAACAAGTGAAATGGTTGCAACGATGAATAAAGATGCTATCATCTTTGCAATGGCAAATCCAGTGCCTGAAATTACACCAGATGAAGCGAAGTCTGCTGGAGCTGCAGTTGTTGGAACAGGAAGATCAGATTTCCCGAACCAAGTGAATAATGTTCTAGCATTCCCAGGAATCTTCCGTGGAGCACTTGATGTACGTGCAACAGATATTAATGAAGAAATGAAGCAAGCAGCAGTTGGTGCAATTGCTGACTTGATTATGGAGTCTGAGTTAAATCCGGATTATGTTATTCCAAGCCCATTTGATCCACGTGTTGCCCCGGCGGTAGCAGCGGCAGTTGCAAAGGCTGCAATGGAGACAAACGTTGCAAGAATTACAGTTGATCCACAGCAGGTCCAAGACAAGACTGCCGAGCTGACAAGCATTGGCGGTTAA
- a CDS encoding nucleobase:cation symporter-2 family protein, producing MTKTKQNNGKIFSLGLQHVLAMYAGAILVPLLVGRALELTAEQLSYLVAIDLLTCGIATLLQAWKNKYLGIGLPVVLGSSFVAVTPMISIGTNYGITAIYGAIIVTGLFIVLCAPLFSKIARLFPPVVIGTVVTIIGLSLIPSGIKNMGGGATSPDFGSIDNLTLSFGVLLFILVLSRFSKGFIQSLSVLIGIIAGTAVATLMGKVDFSPVAEASWFRLPSVFYFGTPTFEIGPILTMLVVGIVIVIESTGVFFALSKICEKPLSDKDLTRGYRAEGVAITLGGILNAFPYNTFAQNVGLVQLSKVKTKNVVVAAGGILVFLGLIPKIAAFATIIPTPVLGGATVVMFGMVVASGIKMLSTVDFSKQANLLIMACSVSIGLGATAVPDLFAQLPSALRIIVSDGIISGSLVAILLNLLFSIKPKREKATQKITPTLEQSS from the coding sequence ATGACAAAAACAAAGCAGAACAACGGGAAAATCTTTTCCTTAGGCCTCCAGCATGTGCTGGCAATGTACGCAGGTGCGATTCTTGTGCCATTACTTGTCGGCAGAGCGTTAGAGCTGACAGCAGAACAGCTCTCCTATTTAGTCGCAATCGACTTGCTAACATGTGGAATTGCGACATTATTGCAAGCTTGGAAAAACAAGTATTTAGGAATCGGATTGCCCGTAGTGTTAGGCAGCTCCTTCGTTGCCGTCACTCCGATGATTTCAATCGGTACAAATTATGGTATTACGGCCATTTATGGAGCCATCATCGTTACAGGCTTGTTCATCGTCCTATGTGCGCCGCTCTTTAGTAAAATTGCAAGATTGTTCCCTCCTGTTGTCATTGGCACTGTTGTGACGATTATCGGCTTATCACTAATACCCTCTGGAATAAAAAATATGGGAGGCGGTGCAACAAGTCCCGATTTTGGTTCGATTGATAATCTCACCTTATCCTTTGGTGTTCTGCTTTTCATCTTAGTTCTAAGTCGCTTCTCCAAAGGATTTATTCAATCATTATCTGTCTTGATTGGCATTATCGCAGGAACCGCTGTAGCTACATTAATGGGCAAGGTCGACTTTTCTCCAGTAGCCGAAGCAAGCTGGTTCCGTTTGCCAAGTGTTTTCTATTTTGGAACACCTACCTTTGAAATTGGTCCGATTTTGACGATGCTAGTTGTAGGAATTGTTATTGTTATTGAATCAACAGGTGTCTTCTTTGCACTAAGTAAAATTTGTGAAAAGCCGCTGTCAGATAAAGACTTGACTCGAGGCTATCGGGCAGAAGGCGTTGCCATCACACTTGGTGGAATCCTCAATGCCTTCCCTTATAACACCTTTGCCCAGAACGTTGGTCTTGTCCAGCTTTCAAAGGTAAAAACAAAAAATGTAGTCGTAGCAGCCGGCGGTATTTTAGTATTTTTAGGATTAATTCCTAAAATAGCTGCATTTGCGACCATCATACCAACACCCGTTCTTGGCGGAGCCACTGTCGTCATGTTCGGGATGGTCGTAGCTTCAGGAATTAAGATGCTCAGCACTGTTGATTTCAGCAAACAGGCAAATCTGCTTATCATGGCGTGCTCCGTTTCTATTGGCCTAGGTGCAACTGCTGTTCCTGATTTATTCGCACAGCTTCCTTCAGCTCTTCGCATAATTGTCAGTGATGGCATTATTTCTGGAAGTCTTGTTGCCATTCTGTTAAATCTGCTTTTCAGCATCAAGCCTAAGAGAGAGAAAGCCACCCAAAAGATTACTCCTACGCTAGAACAATCATCATAA